One part of the Salvelinus namaycush isolate Seneca unplaced genomic scaffold, SaNama_1.0 Scaffold341, whole genome shotgun sequence genome encodes these proteins:
- the LOC120040318 gene encoding dnaJ homolog subfamily B member 1-like, translated as MVKMGKDYYNVLGIQKGATEDEIKKAYRKQALRYHPDKNKAPKAEDKFKEIAEAYDVLSDPKKKDIYDRFGEEGLKGGGPPGGGGVPGGPSFSYSFQGDPHAIFAEFFGGRSPFDQFFPRNGGGPDGDNMDTDDPFARFGMGGFPRSFSTGMGGGGMGGQMVEKHQDPPVLHDLRVTLEEVLSGCTKRMKISHKRLNADRQTIRTEDKILEVEIKKGWKEGTKVTFPKEGDETPTNIPADVVFVVKDKPHPVFRRDGSDIVYPAKVSLRESLCGCTVIAPTLDGRTVTVTTGDVVRPGMKRRITGEGLPLPKRPDRRGDLLVEYEVAFPERLSQSAKETIAQVLPP; from the exons ATGGTCAAAATGGGTAAAGACTACTATAATGTCCTGGGCATACAGAAAGGAGCGACGGAGGACGAGATCAAGAAGGCGTATCGTAAGCAGGCTCTGCGTTACCACCCGGATAAAAACAAGGCTCCTAAAGCCGAGGATAAGTTTAAAGAAATAGCTGAAGCTTATGACGTTCTGAGCGACCCAAAGAAAAAGGACATTTACGACCGATTCGGTGAAGAAG ggttgAAGGGAGGAGGCCCCCCAGGAGGAGGGGGTGTTCCCGGGGGCCCTAGTTTCAGCTACTCCTTCCAGGGTGACCCCCACGCCATATTCGCCGAGTTCTTCGGGGGCCGGAGCCCCTTCGACCAGTTCTTCCCCCGAAACGGCGGGGGCCCAGACGGGGACAACATGGACACTGACGATCCCTTCGCCCGTTTCGGGATGGGGGGGTTCCCCCGTTCTTTCAGCACAGGGATGGGcggaggggggatgggggggcAGATGGTTGAGAAGCACCAGGACCCACCCGTGCTCCACGACCTCAGGGTGACCTTAGAGGAG GTTCTCTCAGGCTGCACGAAGAGAATGAAGATATCCCACAAGCGGCTGAACGCAGACCGACAGACCATCCGGACGGAGGACAAGATCCTGGAGGTGGAGATCAagaagggatggaaggaggggacTAAGGTCACCTTCCCTAAAGAGGGGGACGAGACGCCGACTAACATCCCGGCAGACGTGGTGTTTGTGGTCAAGGATAAGCCACACCCGGTGTTCCGGCGAGACGGCTCTGACATTGTTTACCCCGCCAAGGTCTCCCTCAGAGAG tcgcTGTGCGGCTGCACGGTCATCGCCCCCACGTTGGACGGCAGGACAGTAACCGTGACGACAGGGGACGTGGTGCGTCCGGGGATGAAACGACGCATCACGGGGGAGGGGCTTCCTCTGCCCAAGCGGCCCGATCGCCGCGGTGACCTGCTGGTGGAGTACGAGGTGGCGTTTCCGGAGAGACTGAGTCAGAGTGCCAAGGAGACCATCGCACAGGTGCTTCCACCCTAG